CACCACGTCTGCTGCTCGTCGTGCAGCGCCATGAACAGGCTGTAGTCAGCCAGCCAGTGCTCCTGCTCGTGGCGGAATGCTGCCAGCTCGGCGTGGAGTGGCGAGGATGGCGTGGCCGACAAGCGTTCGGCTGCCAGCCGCAGCGCCGCAGCGCGCGCGTGGCGGGTCGTATCGGCGTCGGGAGATTGCGTCACTTCGGTGAGGTCGCTGGGCTGTAGCAGCCCGTCGTTGACCAGGCGGTTGAGCGCGACGAGATCGGGATTGCCGGCGAAGGCGGAAAAAGCCGAGTAGGGTGAGTTCCCCACGCCGGTCGGGCCGAGCGGCAGGATCTGCCAGCGCGTCTGCCCAGCAGCCACGAGCCAGTCGACGAAGCGGTAGGCACTGTCGCCGAGGTCGCCGATCCCGCCCGCGCCCGGCAGGCTGGTCGGGTGCAGCAGAATACCGGCGTGCCGCAACGGCGGTCGTCGTGCGAAATCGTCAGCCATATCCGAGCGCTCCCCTCCCCGTGGGCGGATCAACGCGGCAATTGTGCCGGGTTCGCGGCGTTATCAACAGGCTGCGGCGAACACCGGCGTGGCACGCACCCTGCGCGCCAGCAACAGACGGAGCCGACCATGTGTGAGGTTCACATTCCGTCAAGTGGGAGGCGAGCGAAAGGATATTCACGACATGCCAGATCGCAGGAACCGTCTGGATGGCAAGCGGATCGCAGCGCTGTTCACCGATGGCGTCGAGGAAGTTGAATTCACCGAGCCACGCGACGCGCTGACGAATGCCGGCGCAACCGTGACGATCGTCTCGCTCAAGAGCGGTGACATCAAGGGCTGGGATCATACCGACTGGGGCACGACGTTCAAGGCCAACAAGACGGTTGATTCCGTCTCGACCGATCAGTTCGATGCGCTGCTCATACCGGGCGGCGTGATGAACCCGGACAAGCTCCGGATGAATGACGACGCTGTCACGTTCGCGCGTGACTTCTTTGAGCAGCGCAAGCCGGTCGCATCCATCTGTCACGGGCCGTGGCTGCTCGTGGAAGCCGATGTCGTGCGCGACCGCACGATGACGAGCTATCCGTCGCTGCATACCGACATTGAAAACGCAGGCGGCAAATGGGTCGATCGCGAGGTGGTTGTCGATCAGGGTCTGGTCACCAGCCGCAACCCGAAGGATCTCCCGGCCTTTATCGGCAAGATGCTTGAGGAATTTGCCGAGGGCCCGCACGAGGGTCAGGATCGATCGATTCGTGAAGAGGCGAGCCGCCACGCCGACGATTAGCCCGCCGCATTTAGTACGTCCATAACCCCACCAAGGACATCGCCCTTCCCGCCCATCGGGGAGGGCGATTTGCTGTCGTGCTACCTTCCGTCTTGTTGTGCCGCGCCGGAGCCGGTATCGTCTCGACGCATGCGGTTCGTGGGATGGCGAAGGGAACAGATGTGGCAGAGGACGACTACACGGCGCAGCGGCAGCAGGTCGAGCAGCGGCTGATTGTTCGCGGCGGCGCGCCGGCCATACCGGACCGCGAGATACCGCTCGCGCAACGCATGGACGAGCTGGGCACGCCGGGGCTGTCGATCGCCGTCGTTGAGCATGGCGAGATCGCCTGGGCGCAG
This Thermomicrobiales bacterium DNA region includes the following protein-coding sequences:
- a CDS encoding type 1 glutamine amidotransferase produces the protein MPDRRNRLDGKRIAALFTDGVEEVEFTEPRDALTNAGATVTIVSLKSGDIKGWDHTDWGTTFKANKTVDSVSTDQFDALLIPGGVMNPDKLRMNDDAVTFARDFFEQRKPVASICHGPWLLVEADVVRDRTMTSYPSLHTDIENAGGKWVDREVVVDQGLVTSRNPKDLPAFIGKMLEEFAEGPHEGQDRSIREEASRHADD